The following coding sequences are from one Megamonas funiformis window:
- a CDS encoding acylphosphatase — protein sequence MEQIKRYKAVITGNVQGVGLRVFVVDNASKLGITGWVKNMADGTVEMEAQGNPDKLDQLFATIKKGNFIIKVDNIDYTEIDCVEETSFIIKY from the coding sequence GTGGAACAGATTAAACGTTACAAAGCAGTAATCACAGGCAATGTACAAGGCGTAGGTCTTCGTGTTTTTGTTGTGGACAATGCAAGTAAACTTGGTATTACTGGCTGGGTAAAAAATATGGCAGATGGAACTGTAGAAATGGAAGCACAAGGCAATCCAGATAAATTAGATCAGTTATTTGCTACTATAAAAAAAGGTAACTTTATTATTAAAGTTGATAATATTGATTACACAGAAATTGACTGTGTTGAAGAAACATCATTTATCATTAAATACTAA